A stretch of Vibrio aphrogenes DNA encodes these proteins:
- a CDS encoding META domain-containing protein — protein sequence MELFMKKLITALTVPMLLAACSTTADKAAFVKPTDLQHHHWVLAKIDGKDVVKAENGAQADLEIGENLNSHGNAGCNGFRGVAEINPENGQFRIEKMAMTMKMCMGDAMTTERAVSSTLSAWSTIDLQKDTLTLSNDQHTLTYTLSDWVN from the coding sequence ATGGAGTTATTTATGAAAAAGCTGATCACAGCATTGACTGTTCCTATGTTACTTGCAGCATGTTCAACAACTGCAGATAAGGCAGCCTTTGTAAAACCAACGGATCTTCAACATCACCATTGGGTTTTAGCTAAAATTGACGGTAAAGACGTAGTTAAAGCTGAAAACGGTGCACAAGCTGACTTAGAAATTGGCGAGAACTTAAATTCTCATGGTAATGCTGGCTGTAATGGTTTCCGCGGTGTAGCTGAAATTAACCCAGAAAATGGTCAATTCCGCATTGAGAAAATGGCCATGACGATGAAAATGTGTATGGGCGATGCCATGACGACTGAGCGTGCAGTATCAAGCACTTTATCAGCGTGGAGCACTATCGATCTTCAAAAAGACACGCTAACACTATCAAACGACCAACATACTTTGACTTATACATTAAGTGATTGGGTAAACTAA
- a CDS encoding DEAD/DEAH box helicase, with translation MFTLRPYQADSVKAVIHYFRHHNDPAVIVLPTGAGKSLVIAELARLAKGRVLMLTHVKELVEQNHAKYESYSTDDRPLKGSIFSAGLGRKETDEKVVFASVQSVVRNLEAFANQFSLLVIDECHRVPDNPKSSYRKVIAHLQTVNPGIKILGLTATPYRLGMGWIYQYQVRGKSGQVRSQEPRFFRDCIFELPIQYLLDEGYLTPARMIDAPVLSYDFSNLKPALAGRYKEADLDLVIEQSKRATPQIVQQVIELSKERQGIMIFAATVRHAQEILSLLPPSQAALVIGDTHQKERDQIINDFKTRQIKYLVNVSVLTTGFDAPHVDLIAILRPTESVSLYQQIIGRGLRLAENKQECLVLDYAGNQYDLYQPEVGETKPDPTSDSVTIPCPACGFNNTFWGKLDNNGMLIEHYGRRCQGYFEVLNEQDLPTGEREHCDYRFKAKFCSECGADNDIAARICHQCDATLVDPDKKLRDALNLKDALVFECKDMNLQVYKNQDGKSQLKVTYSGESNDEQSAALVHEFWTLTTKKQKQRFAEQFVRPHLADRHRPFEHSTPTQVANNQHRFRLPLFIIARKSGRFWKIRDKIFSDELN, from the coding sequence ATGTTCACACTCCGCCCTTATCAAGCCGACTCGGTTAAAGCCGTCATTCATTATTTTCGTCATCACAACGACCCTGCCGTCATCGTATTGCCAACCGGTGCAGGTAAAAGCCTAGTCATCGCTGAGTTGGCTCGTTTGGCCAAAGGCCGAGTGTTAATGTTGACCCACGTTAAAGAACTGGTTGAACAAAACCATGCCAAGTATGAAAGTTACTCAACAGACGATCGCCCACTCAAAGGCAGTATTTTCTCAGCTGGATTAGGCCGTAAAGAAACCGATGAAAAAGTGGTCTTTGCCTCTGTACAATCGGTTGTGAGAAATCTAGAGGCTTTTGCTAATCAATTTTCATTATTAGTGATCGATGAATGCCATCGCGTACCTGATAACCCCAAAAGCAGTTACCGTAAAGTGATTGCACATCTACAAACCGTCAATCCAGGCATCAAGATCCTTGGTTTAACCGCAACCCCCTATCGCTTAGGAATGGGTTGGATATACCAATATCAAGTCCGTGGTAAATCAGGCCAAGTACGCTCACAAGAGCCGAGATTTTTTCGAGATTGTATCTTTGAACTGCCAATCCAATATCTCTTAGACGAAGGGTATTTAACACCAGCACGTATGATAGATGCCCCGGTGCTCAGTTATGATTTTTCCAATTTAAAGCCCGCATTAGCCGGGCGATATAAAGAAGCAGATTTAGACTTAGTCATTGAACAATCCAAACGAGCTACCCCGCAAATAGTACAACAAGTCATTGAACTTTCTAAAGAAAGACAAGGCATCATGATTTTTGCGGCTACCGTTCGCCACGCACAAGAGATTTTAAGCTTATTGCCACCCTCTCAAGCGGCACTTGTCATTGGGGACACACACCAAAAAGAACGAGATCAAATCATTAATGACTTTAAAACTCGTCAAATAAAATATTTAGTCAATGTGTCTGTTCTAACGACCGGCTTTGATGCCCCACACGTTGATTTAATCGCGATATTACGCCCCACTGAATCCGTCAGCTTATACCAACAAATTATTGGTCGAGGCTTACGTTTGGCGGAAAATAAACAAGAGTGCTTAGTATTAGATTATGCGGGTAATCAATACGATTTATATCAGCCAGAAGTGGGAGAAACAAAACCTGACCCAACAAGTGACAGCGTCACGATCCCTTGTCCGGCTTGTGGGTTTAATAATACCTTCTGGGGAAAATTAGATAATAACGGCATGTTAATCGAACATTACGGTCGCCGCTGCCAAGGCTACTTTGAAGTCCTAAATGAACAAGACCTTCCTACTGGTGAGCGTGAACATTGTGATTACCGCTTTAAAGCTAAATTTTGCTCTGAATGTGGCGCAGATAATGACATTGCAGCACGAATTTGCCATCAATGTGATGCCACTTTAGTCGATCCTGATAAAAAACTGCGTGATGCCCTAAACCTCAAAGATGCCCTGGTGTTTGAATGCAAAGATATGAACCTTCAGGTCTACAAAAATCAAGATGGTAAATCACAACTCAAAGTGACCTATTCTGGTGAAAGTAATGATGAGCAATCTGCCGCCTTGGTACATGAATTTTGGACACTCACGACTAAGAAGCAAAAGCAAAGATTTGCTGAACAATTTGTTCGCCCTCACCTTGCAGATCGCCATCGTCCATTTGAGCATAGTACTCCCACTCAAGTGGCTAATAATCAACATCGCTTCCGTTTACCCTTATTTATTATTGCTCGGAAATCAGGCCGATTTTGGAAAATTCGCGATAAAATCTTTTCTGATGAGTTAAATTAA
- a CDS encoding DUF4250 domain-containing protein, whose product MDLSNIQRWDSVILLGIVNEKLRLECDSFDELVTMYEMDVEDLVGKLDVLGYQYDPLTNQFKAR is encoded by the coding sequence ATGGACTTGAGTAATATTCAACGTTGGGATAGCGTTATTTTACTAGGTATTGTTAACGAAAAGCTCAGACTCGAATGTGACAGCTTTGATGAACTCGTCACCATGTATGAAATGGATGTTGAAGATTTGGTCGGTAAACTTGATGTGTTAGGTTATCAATACGATCCTTTAACCAATCAGTTTAAGGCGAGGTGA
- the rplY gene encoding 50S ribosomal protein L25, translated as MKFEAVVRTELGKGASRRLRLAGQFPAIVYGGEAAPVSIALDHDEIINQMDKPAFYEGITLVVDGQEIKVKPQDVQRHAFKPKVEHMDFIRI; from the coding sequence ATGAAATTTGAAGCAGTAGTACGTACTGAACTAGGTAAGGGTGCGAGCCGCCGCCTACGTCTAGCTGGCCAATTCCCAGCAATCGTTTACGGTGGTGAAGCAGCACCTGTTTCTATCGCTCTAGACCACGACGAAATCATCAACCAAATGGACAAGCCTGCGTTCTACGAAGGCATCACTCTAGTGGTTGACGGTCAAGAGATCAAAGTGAAACCACAAGATGTTCAACGTCACGCGTTTAAGCCAAAAGTTGAGCACATGGACTTCATCCGTATCTAA
- a CDS encoding YgiQ family radical SAM protein, whose protein sequence is MYSNIQLTSKPTPINQYPKYWAECFGPAPFLPTSRKEMDALGWDSCDVIIVTGDAYVDHPSFGMAIIGRLLEAQGFRVGIIAQPKWDNKNDFMKLGKPNLFFGITAGNMDSMINRYTADRKLRHDDAYTPNNEGGKRPDRATLVYSQRCREAYKETPIVLGGIEASLRRIAHYDYWSDKVRRSVLFDAKADILLFGNAERALVEVAHRLANQEPISEMTNIRGTAVNLPAAPEHYTIIDSSRIEKPSKAVFVPVNPYEVESNCDTQSKDQQAEDAANNAAQAIEIQPQPIKLERKPRHDSKSTAVRLPPFEKLNNDRILYAHASRVMHLETNPYSGRALIQKHGDRELWVNQAPIPLSTEEMDFVFGLPYARRPHPMYGKAKIPAYDMIKTSVNIMRGCFGGCSFCSITEHEGRIIQNRSQESILTELEEIRDKVPGFTGTISDLGGPTANMYRLGCSDPKAEANCRRPSCVFPGICNKLDTDHQHTIDLYRAARKVPGIKKVMIASGVRYDLAIESPEYVKELVTHHVGGYLKIAPEHTEKGPLNKMMKPGMGTYDKFKQMFEKYSAEAGKKQYLIPYFISAHPGTEDEDMLNLALWLKSNNFECDQVQNFYPSPMCNATSMYYSETNPLKRVKYKQREDVPVAKGERQRRLHKALLRYHDPLNWPLIREALINMGKKHLIGDKPSCLVPAEDAVDALTPAQRRKSGRHGANRFATKHTGAKGQPGLGGERSQGNRSNNNGHKNGAPQNNGNKKPTGGNRKPSGQGKPTTGNKPGGFKGKPKGKPAGSRAR, encoded by the coding sequence ATGTACAGCAACATCCAACTTACCAGCAAGCCAACACCGATTAACCAATATCCAAAATATTGGGCTGAGTGTTTCGGACCTGCGCCTTTCCTACCCACGAGCCGTAAAGAAATGGATGCACTCGGTTGGGACAGTTGTGATGTCATCATCGTCACTGGTGATGCTTATGTCGATCATCCAAGTTTTGGTATGGCCATCATTGGTCGTTTGTTAGAAGCACAAGGTTTCCGGGTCGGCATTATTGCACAACCTAAATGGGACAATAAAAACGACTTTATGAAGCTCGGTAAACCCAATTTATTTTTTGGGATCACTGCCGGTAACATGGATTCCATGATCAACCGTTATACCGCGGATAGAAAGCTGCGTCATGACGATGCCTACACACCAAATAACGAAGGTGGCAAACGTCCAGATCGCGCAACGCTGGTGTATTCACAACGTTGCCGTGAAGCCTATAAAGAAACCCCTATTGTACTGGGTGGTATTGAAGCGAGTCTGCGTCGCATCGCACATTATGATTATTGGTCAGATAAAGTCCGTCGCTCTGTGTTGTTTGATGCCAAAGCCGATATTCTGCTTTTTGGTAACGCAGAACGCGCCTTGGTTGAAGTGGCTCATCGCCTTGCCAATCAAGAACCGATCAGTGAAATGACTAACATTCGCGGTACTGCGGTCAATTTACCTGCTGCCCCTGAACATTACACCATTATCGATTCATCACGCATTGAGAAACCAAGCAAAGCGGTCTTTGTGCCAGTCAATCCCTATGAAGTGGAAAGCAACTGCGATACTCAATCTAAAGACCAACAAGCTGAAGATGCTGCAAATAACGCTGCGCAAGCAATCGAGATTCAACCTCAACCGATTAAACTTGAACGTAAGCCTCGTCACGATTCAAAAAGTACCGCTGTACGTTTGCCGCCCTTTGAAAAATTAAACAATGACCGAATTTTATATGCTCACGCCAGCCGTGTAATGCATTTAGAAACCAACCCGTATTCTGGCCGTGCTTTGATTCAAAAACATGGTGACCGTGAGTTATGGGTTAACCAAGCACCAATTCCATTATCTACTGAAGAAATGGATTTCGTGTTTGGGCTCCCTTACGCACGTAGACCGCACCCAATGTACGGCAAAGCCAAAATTCCGGCTTATGACATGATCAAAACTTCGGTCAACATCATGCGTGGCTGTTTTGGTGGTTGTTCTTTCTGTTCAATTACCGAGCACGAAGGTCGTATTATTCAAAACCGTTCTCAAGAATCGATTTTGACCGAGTTAGAAGAAATTCGCGACAAAGTACCCGGTTTTACTGGCACTATTTCGGATCTTGGTGGCCCAACTGCCAACATGTATCGCTTAGGCTGTTCCGATCCTAAAGCAGAAGCTAACTGTCGTCGTCCTTCTTGTGTGTTCCCGGGGATCTGTAACAAGCTCGATACCGACCACCAGCACACTATCGATTTATACCGTGCGGCGCGTAAAGTCCCTGGGATTAAAAAAGTGATGATCGCCTCTGGTGTACGTTACGATTTAGCGATTGAGTCTCCAGAATATGTCAAAGAATTAGTGACCCACCACGTGGGCGGTTACTTGAAAATTGCCCCTGAACATACTGAAAAAGGCCCACTCAATAAAATGATGAAACCGGGTATGGGCACCTATGACAAATTCAAGCAAATGTTTGAAAAATACAGTGCGGAAGCCGGTAAAAAGCAATATCTCATTCCTTACTTTATTTCAGCGCATCCGGGGACTGAAGATGAGGACATGCTCAACTTAGCATTGTGGCTAAAGAGCAATAATTTTGAGTGTGATCAGGTACAAAACTTCTACCCATCACCCATGTGTAATGCGACGTCTATGTATTACTCAGAAACCAACCCTCTAAAACGGGTGAAGTACAAACAACGTGAAGATGTGCCCGTTGCTAAAGGGGAACGTCAACGTCGCTTGCATAAAGCTCTATTACGTTATCATGACCCGCTTAACTGGCCATTGATCCGTGAAGCACTGATCAATATGGGGAAAAAACACTTAATTGGTGATAAGCCGAGCTGTTTAGTCCCGGCTGAAGATGCCGTTGATGCTCTTACCCCAGCGCAACGCCGTAAATCGGGCCGTCATGGTGCAAATCGTTTTGCGACCAAACACACTGGAGCAAAAGGTCAACCGGGCTTAGGTGGCGAACGTTCACAAGGTAATCGCTCTAATAATAATGGCCACAAAAACGGTGCCCCACAAAACAACGGCAATAAAAAGCCCACTGGCGGTAACCGTAAACCGAGCGGGCAAGGTAAACCTACCACAGGGAATAAACCGGGTGGTTTTAAAGGTAAACCCAAAGGCAAGCCGGCTGGTAGTCGCGCAAGATAG
- a CDS encoding outer membrane protein transport protein, with product MKKTQYSLLALSIALASQVHAAGFQVVEHSASGLGRAFSGDGAIGDNASEMSANAASMMLFDRAQFSGAVSYIDPEIDVKSNTYGDEANDIAPSQVVPAFYYVQPVNDKWAWGIGMFTDYGVSTDYPSDFSGGDMAGHTSLTTFKFNPNVAYRLNEQFSIGAGVNVTYAKAKLERNVGIAGSQLGVPSSTSLLKMEGDAFGYGWNVGALFELDKNNRFSASYRSDVKLKFKDGDFTDGTGLITGKQPGSTSNADLEIELPDILELSGFHQLNQQWAVHYSWQWTNYSKFSELKATSNACSDGTCFTKSESYSDNQRWSIGTTYAVNEQWLVRAGFAYDEQAGKATLSIPDTDRYWYTAGLTYLWTQDLSLDAGFAYIDGKSGNFTETGLAGKQEFHSSGPAYIGAIQLNYAF from the coding sequence ATGAAAAAAACACAATATTCTCTATTAGCTCTTTCTATTGCTTTAGCCTCTCAAGTTCATGCAGCAGGTTTCCAAGTAGTAGAACACTCAGCCTCTGGATTAGGTCGCGCCTTTTCTGGTGATGGTGCTATTGGTGATAATGCGAGTGAAATGTCAGCAAACGCCGCCTCTATGATGTTATTTGATCGCGCTCAATTCTCTGGTGCTGTTTCTTACATCGACCCTGAGATTGATGTGAAAAGTAATACCTATGGTGACGAAGCGAATGACATCGCCCCTTCACAAGTCGTTCCGGCTTTTTATTATGTTCAACCAGTTAATGATAAGTGGGCATGGGGTATTGGCATGTTCACCGATTACGGTGTATCAACCGATTATCCATCAGATTTTTCTGGCGGCGATATGGCTGGGCATACCTCTTTAACCACATTTAAATTTAACCCTAATGTTGCTTATCGTCTTAACGAACAATTCAGTATTGGTGCTGGTGTGAACGTGACTTATGCCAAAGCAAAATTAGAGCGAAATGTCGGTATTGCGGGTAGCCAGCTAGGGGTACCAAGTTCAACTTCTCTATTAAAAATGGAAGGTGATGCATTTGGTTACGGTTGGAATGTCGGTGCGTTATTTGAACTTGACAAAAATAACCGTTTCTCAGCTTCATATCGCTCAGATGTCAAATTAAAATTCAAAGATGGCGACTTTACCGATGGAACTGGTCTAATAACAGGGAAACAACCGGGCTCAACCTCTAATGCTGATTTAGAAATTGAACTACCAGATATCTTAGAATTGTCGGGCTTCCATCAGCTTAATCAACAATGGGCTGTTCACTATAGCTGGCAATGGACCAATTACAGTAAGTTCTCTGAATTAAAAGCAACAAGTAATGCTTGCTCTGATGGCACTTGCTTTACTAAGTCTGAAAGCTATTCTGATAACCAACGCTGGTCAATCGGTACTACTTATGCGGTTAACGAACAATGGTTAGTGCGTGCTGGCTTTGCTTACGATGAACAAGCGGGGAAAGCAACCCTAAGTATTCCAGATACCGACCGCTACTGGTACACCGCAGGTTTAACTTACTTATGGACTCAAGATTTATCTCTTGATGCTGGTTTTGCTTATATTGACGGGAAATCAGGTAATTTCACAGAAACTGGGCTAGCAGGAAAACAAGAATTCCACTCATCTGGTCCTGCTTACATTGGTGCGATTCAGCTTAACTACGCCTTCTAA
- a CDS encoding DUF1289 domain-containing protein, which produces MEQLEFFTVPSPCVGVCSVDEKGYCKGCMRKREERFNWLNFTPAQQRHIIKLCKQRYYRKRLAMRQHNIPVQQLEDSDESPQGDLF; this is translated from the coding sequence ATGGAGCAGTTAGAGTTTTTTACGGTGCCCAGTCCATGTGTTGGTGTATGTAGCGTCGACGAAAAAGGGTATTGCAAAGGCTGCATGCGTAAACGAGAAGAAAGATTTAACTGGCTGAACTTCACTCCGGCACAACAACGGCACATCATTAAATTGTGTAAACAGCGTTATTATCGAAAACGACTGGCAATGCGTCAGCACAATATTCCGGTTCAGCAACTAGAAGACTCGGATGAATCACCACAAGGAGATTTATTTTAG
- the metR gene encoding HTH-type transcriptional regulator MetR — translation MIEIKHLRTISVLRDTGSLTATATSLHLTQSALSHQLKDLESRIGGKLFLRKTRPIKFTQEGTILLQLADEVLPKIARAENDIASLKEDVNGRLHMAIECHSCFQWLMPALKEYQIAWPSVALDFSSGFGFEPLPALVSGDLDLVITSDIQPRSEVHYEPLFDFEMRLITATNHPLADKTVIEPQDLATQTMLSYPVQKQRLDVVKHFLQPAGIEPAKWKQADNTLMLVQMVSAGLGVAALPNWAISEFSRQGLITSKPLGKGLWRRLFAATRHAEKEKRYLQAFFSTAKLQCQSHLDGIKSP, via the coding sequence ATGATAGAGATAAAGCATTTAAGGACAATTAGCGTATTGCGTGATACTGGCTCATTAACGGCAACCGCAACTTCATTGCACCTAACGCAATCAGCGCTGTCACACCAATTAAAAGACCTAGAATCTCGCATAGGCGGTAAACTGTTTTTACGTAAAACTCGGCCGATTAAATTTACTCAAGAAGGGACGATTTTACTTCAGTTAGCTGATGAAGTGCTGCCTAAAATAGCCAGAGCAGAAAATGACATTGCCAGTTTAAAAGAAGATGTGAATGGACGTTTGCACATGGCGATAGAGTGTCACTCATGTTTTCAATGGTTGATGCCAGCATTGAAAGAATACCAAATCGCTTGGCCAAGTGTGGCTTTAGATTTTTCTTCAGGTTTTGGGTTTGAACCTTTACCCGCTTTAGTTTCTGGCGATCTTGATTTAGTGATCACATCGGATATTCAGCCTCGCTCAGAAGTGCATTACGAACCTTTATTTGATTTTGAAATGCGCCTCATCACCGCCACTAATCACCCTCTTGCGGATAAAACCGTGATTGAACCTCAAGATTTAGCCACTCAAACCATGCTCTCTTATCCTGTGCAAAAGCAACGCCTAGATGTAGTAAAACATTTTTTGCAACCCGCCGGTATTGAGCCTGCAAAATGGAAGCAAGCCGACAATACCCTGATGTTAGTACAAATGGTCTCGGCTGGATTAGGGGTGGCCGCCCTCCCAAACTGGGCAATCAGCGAATTTTCTCGCCAAGGATTAATCACCAGTAAACCATTAGGTAAAGGGTTATGGCGTCGCTTATTTGCCGCCACAAGACATGCGGAAAAAGAAAAACGTTACTTACAGGCCTTCTTCAGCACCGCTAAACTGCAGTGCCAAAGTCATTTAGATGGGATAAAAAGTCCCTAG
- the elbB gene encoding isoprenoid biosynthesis glyoxalase ElbB, giving the protein MSKQVAVILAGCGVFDGSEINEVVLTLLALEEQSVGYQCFAPNIEQAHVLDHLTGEEQSGSRNVLQEAARIVRGKVKDIAELDVSQYDGLIMTGGFGVAKNLSSLAFKGAEFDVLPCVAKTMKAFYAAGKIAGYMCIAPVLLPKVFEGVKCTIGHDPETAAVITSLGGKHVECQVNEITIDEHYKVVTTPAYMLADNLIQAKSGIDKLVASVCKAL; this is encoded by the coding sequence ATGTCAAAACAAGTGGCGGTAATTTTAGCAGGATGTGGCGTTTTTGATGGATCGGAAATTAATGAGGTTGTGTTGACCTTGTTAGCCCTTGAAGAACAAAGTGTCGGCTATCAGTGCTTTGCTCCTAATATTGAACAAGCCCATGTGTTGGACCACCTGACAGGAGAAGAGCAATCCGGTTCACGTAATGTACTACAAGAAGCGGCACGTATTGTGCGTGGTAAGGTGAAAGATATTGCCGAGCTTGATGTCTCCCAATACGATGGCTTGATCATGACCGGTGGTTTTGGGGTCGCGAAAAACCTTTCTTCATTGGCTTTTAAAGGCGCTGAGTTTGATGTGTTGCCTTGCGTAGCGAAAACCATGAAAGCTTTTTATGCTGCGGGAAAAATTGCAGGTTATATGTGCATTGCGCCAGTGTTATTACCTAAAGTATTTGAAGGCGTGAAATGTACGATCGGTCATGACCCTGAAACGGCAGCGGTGATTACTTCATTAGGAGGCAAGCATGTGGAATGCCAAGTTAATGAGATCACGATTGATGAACACTATAAAGTGGTTACGACACCTGCGTACATGTTGGCGGACAACCTCATACAAGCGAAATCGGGTATTGATAAATTAGTCGCCAGTGTTTGTAAGGCATTATAA
- the metE gene encoding 5-methyltetrahydropteroyltriglutamate--homocysteine S-methyltransferase, with amino-acid sequence MTNHSKTTTHILGYPRIGEKRELKFAQEQFWKGEITQKELKQVGTELRSRHWKDQAVSGLSYVTAGDFAWYDHVLTTSLLLGHVPARHSNGGFPNLDTLFKMARGQSVNTEQINREHTNTESSQCGCGVGHDESANAAACDMTKWFNTNYHYIVPEFRQDDSFQVSWPQLFDEVSQAIQAGHKVKPVLLGPLSYLYLGKEVNEEEVNNGFDRLSLLARLLPAYQAILSKLAALGVEWVQIDEPILSLELEDKWSGAFKLAYQILAGDVKLLLTSYFDSVEDNLSQIIELPVDGLHIDLSAAPQQLDAVNNAIPQDWVLSVGVINGRNVWRADLQSWLEKLQPVKAQRGDKLWLASSCSLLHSPMDLELETELTEEVKSWFAFAKQKLNEVSLLGAALDGNTHAIAACEAYSQPIKARLTAKHVHKASVQARLQSFTRQLINRSAPYVERAHHQAEVLGLPLLPTTTIGSFPQTADIRQQRSAFRAGELTATDYEQALKGHIQDAVKRQEALDLDVLVHGEAERNDMVEYFAENLAGFQVTRFGWVQSYGSRCVKPAIVVADIEREHPITVDWSVYAQSLTAKQIKGMLTGPVTILCWTFPREDITRKEIAQQLAFALRDEVDDLQNAGINIIQIDEPAIREGLPLKQRDHQAYLEWAVEAFKLSAAIAKPETQIHTHMCYSEFNEIIDSVAALDADVITIETSRSNMELLKAFEEFNYPNEIGPGVYDIHSPNIPTQEWILQLLESAAKKIPVERLWVNPDCGLKTRNWPETEASLKNMVAAAKTLRQRFNQ; translated from the coding sequence ATGACCAATCATTCAAAAACAACGACTCATATTCTTGGCTACCCACGCATTGGTGAAAAGCGTGAATTAAAGTTTGCTCAAGAACAATTTTGGAAAGGAGAGATAACGCAAAAGGAACTTAAGCAAGTTGGTACGGAGTTGCGCAGTCGGCATTGGAAGGATCAAGCTGTCAGTGGGTTAAGCTATGTCACTGCGGGTGATTTTGCTTGGTATGACCATGTGTTAACCACCAGTTTGTTACTCGGGCATGTACCGGCGCGTCATTCCAATGGCGGTTTCCCCAATTTAGATACTTTATTTAAAATGGCGCGAGGTCAATCGGTTAATACAGAACAAATCAATCGTGAGCACACTAACACCGAGTCGAGTCAGTGTGGCTGTGGGGTTGGGCATGACGAGTCAGCTAATGCAGCGGCTTGTGATATGACCAAATGGTTTAATACCAACTATCACTATATTGTGCCGGAGTTTCGTCAAGACGACAGTTTTCAAGTCAGTTGGCCACAACTATTTGATGAAGTCAGTCAAGCCATTCAAGCGGGACATAAAGTTAAGCCCGTTCTACTTGGACCACTGAGCTATTTATACCTAGGTAAAGAAGTCAATGAAGAAGAGGTCAACAATGGCTTTGATCGCCTGTCTTTATTGGCCCGTTTGTTACCTGCTTATCAAGCAATTTTAAGCAAATTAGCCGCTTTGGGGGTTGAATGGGTACAAATTGATGAACCTATTTTAAGCCTCGAGTTAGAGGATAAATGGTCCGGTGCTTTTAAGTTGGCTTATCAAATCTTAGCGGGCGATGTGAAGCTATTGCTCACTAGCTATTTTGATTCAGTGGAAGACAATCTAAGTCAAATTATCGAATTGCCGGTGGATGGGTTGCACATTGATCTTTCTGCCGCGCCTCAGCAGCTCGATGCAGTGAATAATGCGATTCCGCAAGATTGGGTATTGTCGGTAGGGGTGATTAATGGCCGCAATGTATGGCGTGCGGATCTCCAATCGTGGCTTGAGAAACTGCAACCAGTAAAAGCACAACGTGGTGATAAATTATGGCTCGCCAGTTCTTGTTCGTTATTGCATAGTCCTATGGACTTAGAGCTTGAAACTGAATTAACGGAAGAGGTCAAAAGTTGGTTTGCGTTTGCTAAACAAAAACTGAATGAAGTGAGCTTATTGGGAGCAGCACTCGACGGTAATACTCATGCCATTGCCGCGTGTGAAGCTTACAGCCAACCGATTAAAGCGCGTTTAACGGCAAAGCATGTCCATAAAGCGTCAGTACAAGCTCGTCTGCAATCGTTCACTCGCCAGTTGATCAATCGTAGTGCGCCGTATGTCGAGCGTGCTCATCATCAAGCGGAAGTGTTGGGGCTACCGTTATTACCTACTACAACCATAGGTTCATTCCCACAAACCGCTGATATTCGTCAACAACGTAGTGCTTTTCGTGCCGGTGAACTTACGGCAACCGATTATGAACAGGCTTTAAAAGGGCATATTCAAGACGCCGTTAAGCGTCAAGAAGCGTTGGACTTAGATGTTTTGGTTCACGGTGAAGCTGAACGTAACGACATGGTGGAATACTTTGCGGAGAATCTGGCTGGTTTTCAAGTGACGCGCTTTGGTTGGGTACAAAGTTATGGCTCGCGCTGTGTTAAACCGGCGATTGTGGTTGCTGATATTGAGCGTGAACATCCCATAACCGTCGATTGGTCGGTGTATGCGCAATCCCTAACGGCAAAACAAATAAAAGGTATGTTGACCGGGCCGGTTACTATTTTATGCTGGACCTTTCCTCGTGAAGACATTACTCGTAAAGAGATTGCCCAACAGTTGGCGTTTGCTTTACGTGATGAAGTGGATGATTTACAAAATGCAGGTATCAATATTATTCAAATTGATGAGCCTGCAATTCGTGAGGGTTTACCGTTGAAACAACGCGATCATCAAGCCTATCTTGAGTGGGCAGTAGAAGCGTTTAAACTCTCTGCTGCAATTGCTAAACCAGAAACCCAGATCCATACCCATATGTGTTATAGCGAGTTTAATGAAATTATTGATTCAGTGGCAGCGTTGGATGCCGATGTGATCACCATTGAAACCTCGCGCTCCAATATGGAATTATTAAAAGCATTCGAAGAGTTTAATTACCCGAATGAAATTGGACCTGGAGTCTATGACATTCACTCACCGAACATACCAACTCAAGAATGGATCTTGCAATTATTGGAAAGCGCCGCCAAGAAAATTCCCGTTGAGCGATTATGGGTGAATCCAGATTGTGGCTTGAAAACCCGTAACTGGCCTGAAACCGAAGCATCGTTAAAGAATATGGTGGCCGCAGCGAAAACATTACGTCAGCGTTTTAATCAATAA